The region TGAGCTATTGATTTTAATTATGGAATCTTTTGATGTCAAATGAGAAAGAACTTTAATTGTGGAGTCAAGATTTTTTGTTGTGCGTGAAACCATAAAACCAGCAAATGAGTAAAACGCAGCTTTGGTATATCTTGCTGGTGAAAGACACAGCTGTATGTTGTCAAAGGCATCAGGTGCATACTTTTTAAATGCACTCATGGATTCGGAGGTTACAAATGCCATCGCGGCTGTCCCTGCTGCTATTGGTTCAAGGTTTCCAACTGCAGAGAGTCCATATTCCGAAGTAACTTTGTGTTTTCGTATAAGATCTACATAAAATTGAAGGGCCTCAGTGCCTTCTGGTCCGTTAAATATTGGATTAAATTCTTCATCAAAGAGCCTGCCACCATTCGCAATTAAGAACATTGTCCATACTTGTTGCAAATCGATTCCTGAGACTGGGAGGTCTAAGCCCGCAATTTTTAATCTCGAACCTTGCCATTCTGTGGTGGCAACTGCAAAGGCTTTAAGTTGCTCCCAAGTAACAGGAGGTTCATTAGGATCTAAACCTGCTCTCTTGAAAAAGTCTTTTCTGTAAGCAAGAAGCCTTCCAGAGCCAAAAACAGGTATAAAGTATGTCTTTCCTTTGTAAGTCCCCACATTCAAAGCTGTACCAAAGTCATCACTATTTTCGATTTGTGAGAGATACTCATCCAGTGGAAGAATCAATTCCTTCTCAGCAAACCCAGCCACTGCAGCCTGGCCATGCATGAATATGTCAGGACCTATACCACCAGCGAAAGCGGTCATCAGTTTTGTAGAAAGCTCTCCCCATGGCACAAAATCAACTACCATGTCTATATCTGGATTTTTTTCCTCAAATTCTGGTACTATTTGTGACTCGACAACATCCATAAAACTTTTCGTTGTACCTGC is a window of Pseudothermotoga elfii DSM 9442 = NBRC 107921 DNA encoding:
- a CDS encoding ABC transporter substrate-binding protein, whose product is MKKVVVSLFLVLALVTGISKEKVTVWFAGTTKSFMDVVESQIVPEFEEKNPDIDMVVDFVPWGELSTKLMTAFAGGIGPDIFMHGQAAVAGFAEKELILPLDEYLSQIENSDDFGTALNVGTYKGKTYFIPVFGSGRLLAYRKDFFKRAGLDPNEPPVTWEQLKAFAVATTEWQGSRLKIAGLDLPVSGIDLQQVWTMFLIANGGRLFDEEFNPIFNGPEGTEALQFYVDLIRKHKVTSEYGLSAVGNLEPIAAGTAAMAFVTSESMSAFKKYAPDAFDNIQLCLSPARYTKAAFYSFAGFMVSRTTKNLDSTIKVLSHLTSKDSIIKINSSLGGIPPRQSAAEASFVSSDPVIKMFVLGTKYAFGNPNVPFWVQARDILSKYLEQAIRGVVNPKEALDKAAEEIKKLK